One stretch of Methylopila sp. 73B DNA includes these proteins:
- a CDS encoding lytic murein transglycosylase, which translates to MTHLLRSACAFAMILACGGAAFAQTAPAQTAPCGGDFAAWLDGVRAEARAQGVSERAIADGLAGVVIDPKVLALDRGQAVFQQTFLQFANRMVAGQRLTKGPQVIKQNAALFDRVKADYGVPASVIAAFWGLETDYGANLGKFDTRNALATLSHDCRRPDFFRPQLIAALKIIDRGDLAPADMRGAWAGELGHTQMMPVDYLRDAVDGDGDGRRDLMRSVPDAIMSAGKYLSDMGWKRDEPWLQEVVVPAEMPWVEADIDVKHPVGQWAGWGVKPRNGTLPPDEAKAALLLPMGRNGPAFLAYDNFDVYRKWNQSFIYATTAAYLATRFDGAPEVSVGAAPVRPLTTDELHELQRLLAKDGFLAGAPDGKLGGDTRKATRKAQAKLGLAADGYPTLEVLQALAAQGG; encoded by the coding sequence ATGACGCACCTTCTTCGCAGCGCCTGCGCTTTCGCCATGATCCTCGCCTGCGGCGGCGCGGCCTTTGCCCAGACCGCGCCGGCCCAGACGGCCCCTTGCGGAGGCGACTTCGCCGCCTGGCTCGACGGCGTCCGCGCCGAGGCTCGCGCCCAAGGGGTTTCGGAGCGCGCCATCGCGGACGGCCTCGCGGGCGTCGTAATCGACCCCAAGGTGCTGGCGCTCGACCGCGGCCAGGCCGTGTTCCAGCAGACCTTCCTGCAGTTCGCGAACCGCATGGTCGCCGGGCAGCGGCTGACGAAGGGGCCGCAGGTCATCAAGCAGAACGCGGCGCTGTTCGACCGGGTGAAGGCCGACTACGGCGTCCCGGCCTCGGTCATCGCCGCCTTCTGGGGGCTGGAGACCGACTACGGCGCAAATCTCGGCAAGTTCGACACCCGCAACGCTCTGGCGACGCTCTCTCACGACTGCCGTCGGCCGGATTTCTTCCGCCCGCAGCTGATCGCGGCGCTCAAGATTATCGACCGCGGCGATCTCGCGCCCGCCGACATGCGCGGCGCCTGGGCGGGCGAGCTTGGCCACACCCAGATGATGCCCGTCGACTACCTCCGCGACGCGGTCGACGGCGACGGCGACGGCAGGCGCGACCTCATGCGCAGCGTGCCCGACGCCATCATGTCGGCGGGCAAGTACCTCTCCGACATGGGCTGGAAGCGTGACGAGCCCTGGCTGCAGGAGGTCGTCGTGCCGGCGGAGATGCCGTGGGTCGAGGCCGACATCGACGTGAAGCACCCCGTGGGCCAGTGGGCGGGCTGGGGCGTGAAGCCGCGCAACGGAACGCTGCCGCCGGACGAGGCCAAGGCCGCGCTGCTGCTTCCCATGGGCCGCAACGGGCCGGCGTTCCTCGCCTACGACAACTTCGACGTCTACCGGAAGTGGAACCAGTCGTTCATCTACGCGACGACCGCGGCCTATCTCGCCACCCGTTTCGACGGCGCGCCGGAGGTTTCGGTCGGCGCCGCGCCGGTGCGGCCGTTGACCACGGACGAGCTGCATGAACTGCAGCGCCTGCTGGCGAAGGACGGTTTTCTCGCGGGCGCGCCCGACGGCAAGCTCGGCGGCGACACGCGCAAGGCGACGCGGAAGGCGCAGGCCAAGCTCGGCCTCGCCGCCGACGGCTACCCCACGCTTGAGGTGCTGCAGGCGTTGGCGGCCCAGGGAGGCTGA
- a CDS encoding ABC transporter permease has translation MRRAMNIRPSPGGRLLLAIIPFVLLALVYVLGSAERRAVNPNDKLLPPFSEMATTATRMATEPDRRTGEITMVADTAASLQRLALGLGLATLIGLSLGVAIGILPVANAGGGPLVGVLSMIPPMAILPILFIVFGLGEVSKVVLIVIGITPQIVRDIAMTVQAIPVEQLVKAQTLGASTWQTVLRVVLPQALPRLIEVVRLQIGPAFLFLIAAEAIAADSGLGYRIFLVRRYLAMDVILPYVAWITLLAFIMDWALAKLSRSAFPWAYAGERR, from the coding sequence ATGCGTCGCGCCATGAACATCCGTCCGAGCCCGGGCGGCCGCCTGCTGCTCGCGATCATCCCCTTCGTGCTGCTGGCGCTCGTCTACGTGCTGGGCTCGGCGGAGCGTCGGGCGGTCAACCCCAACGACAAGCTGCTGCCGCCGTTCTCCGAGATGGCGACCACGGCGACGCGCATGGCGACCGAGCCGGACAGGCGCACGGGCGAAATCACGATGGTCGCCGACACCGCCGCCAGCCTCCAGCGGCTCGCGCTGGGGCTGGGCCTCGCCACGCTGATCGGGCTTTCGCTCGGCGTCGCGATCGGCATCCTGCCGGTGGCGAACGCCGGCGGCGGGCCTTTGGTCGGGGTGCTGTCGATGATCCCGCCGATGGCGATCCTGCCCATTCTGTTCATCGTGTTCGGGCTGGGCGAGGTGTCGAAGGTGGTGTTGATCGTGATCGGCATCACGCCGCAGATCGTGCGCGACATCGCGATGACGGTGCAGGCGATCCCCGTCGAGCAGCTGGTGAAGGCCCAGACGCTCGGCGCCTCCACCTGGCAGACCGTGCTGCGGGTCGTCCTGCCGCAGGCGCTGCCGCGCCTGATCGAAGTGGTGCGGCTGCAGATCGGGCCCGCGTTCCTGTTCCTGATCGCGGCGGAGGCGATCGCGGCCGACAGCGGCCTCGGCTACCGCATCTTCCTCGTCCGCCGCTACCTCGCGATGGACGTGATCCTGCCCTACGTCGCCTGGATCACGCTGCTCGCCTTCATCATGGACTGGGCGCTCGCCAAGCTGTCGCGCTCCGCCTTCCCCTGGGCCTACGCGGGAGAGCGCCGATGA
- a CDS encoding DNA topoisomerase IB yields MADDGVALETLAKEAGLKLTASRDLSIVRRRAGTGFTYLDGRGKRVADEATLARIRSLAIPPAYEEVRIAAQANRHLQAVGRDEAGRTQYRYHPDWDVVRETRKVERLDKVIESLPKLRRAVARDMASPKLSKTKALASAVALIDETHIRVGSESYVRSNKAHGASTLLKRHVTVTGETVELAFRGKGGKDVAARIRSGRLARALGRVGSLPGRRLFQYRGEDGKVRRITSVDVNAYLREVTGLPVTAKDLRMLGASAAAAEQLFEVAPAQSETGRRRQLAAVMRAVSDRLANTPAVVRKSYVHAVVVEAFASGALKKAYEGARAKPGLRKAETALARLVRRMKEGG; encoded by the coding sequence ATGGCCGACGACGGGGTCGCGCTCGAAACGCTCGCCAAGGAAGCCGGCCTCAAGCTGACGGCGTCGCGCGATCTCTCGATCGTCCGCCGCCGCGCGGGGACGGGGTTCACCTATCTCGACGGCCGGGGCAAGCGCGTGGCGGACGAGGCGACGCTCGCCCGCATCCGTTCGCTCGCGATCCCGCCGGCCTATGAGGAGGTCCGCATCGCGGCGCAGGCGAACCGCCACCTCCAGGCCGTCGGCCGCGACGAGGCCGGCCGGACGCAGTACCGCTACCATCCCGACTGGGACGTGGTGCGCGAGACGCGCAAGGTGGAGCGGCTCGACAAGGTGATCGAATCGCTGCCGAAGCTGCGCCGCGCGGTGGCCCGCGACATGGCGAGCCCGAAGCTGAGCAAGACCAAGGCGCTCGCGAGCGCGGTGGCGCTGATCGACGAGACCCACATCCGCGTCGGCTCCGAGTCCTACGTCCGCTCCAACAAGGCGCACGGCGCCTCCACGCTGCTGAAGCGGCACGTGACGGTGACGGGTGAGACCGTGGAGCTCGCCTTCCGCGGCAAGGGCGGCAAGGACGTCGCGGCCCGCATCCGTTCCGGACGGCTCGCGCGAGCGCTCGGCCGCGTCGGCTCGTTGCCCGGCCGGCGGCTGTTCCAGTACCGCGGCGAGGACGGCAAGGTCCGGCGGATCACATCGGTCGACGTCAACGCCTACCTGCGTGAGGTGACCGGCCTGCCGGTGACGGCGAAGGACCTGCGCATGCTGGGCGCCAGCGCCGCCGCGGCCGAGCAGCTGTTCGAGGTCGCTCCCGCGCAGAGCGAGACCGGCCGAAGGCGCCAGCTCGCGGCCGTCATGCGCGCCGTGTCCGACCGGCTCGCCAACACGCCGGCGGTGGTGCGCAAGTCCTACGTCCACGCGGTGGTGGTCGAGGCCTTCGCCTCCGGCGCGCTGAAGAAGGCCTATGAGGGCGCGCGGGCGAAGCCCGGCCTCCGGAAGGCGGAGACGGCGCTCGCGCGGCTGGTGCGGCGGATGAAGGAAGGCGGCTGA
- a CDS encoding ABC transporter ATP-binding protein, whose translation MSAISVRDVWVEFGDQIVIENLNLDIASGSFVSVVGPSGCGKSTFLRMVLGQDRPTRGNLTLDGRPLPDEPGADRGVVFQRYSVFPHLTVLGNVLSGYEFAQAPLLGKLFGAERRAAIAKAEELIVAVGLGAHRDKYPSALSGGMQQRLAIAQALAKDPKVLLLDEPFGALDPGTRVQMHALLKPLWSRLGMTVIMVTHDLKEAFTLGTRVIAFDKTRHDPQAPGRFGARITYDLDLTRDVAVPVLGFEKRAAE comes from the coding sequence ATGAGCGCGATCTCGGTCCGCGACGTCTGGGTCGAGTTCGGCGACCAGATCGTCATCGAGAACCTCAACCTCGACATCGCCTCGGGCTCCTTCGTCTCCGTGGTCGGCCCCTCCGGCTGCGGCAAGAGCACCTTCCTGCGCATGGTGCTCGGCCAGGACCGCCCGACGCGCGGGAACCTGACGCTCGACGGCAGGCCGCTGCCGGACGAGCCAGGCGCCGACCGCGGCGTGGTGTTTCAGCGCTACTCGGTGTTCCCGCACCTCACGGTGCTCGGCAACGTGCTGTCGGGCTACGAGTTCGCGCAGGCGCCGCTGCTCGGAAAGCTGTTCGGCGCCGAGCGCCGGGCCGCGATCGCGAAGGCCGAGGAGCTGATCGTTGCGGTCGGCCTCGGAGCGCACCGCGACAAGTACCCGAGCGCGCTGTCCGGCGGCATGCAGCAGCGCCTCGCCATCGCCCAGGCGCTCGCGAAAGACCCGAAGGTGCTGCTGCTCGACGAGCCCTTCGGCGCGCTCGACCCCGGCACCCGCGTTCAGATGCACGCGCTGCTCAAGCCGCTGTGGTCGCGGCTCGGCATGACCGTGATCATGGTCACCCACGACCTCAAGGAGGCCTTCACCCTCGGCACGCGGGTGATCGCCTTCGACAAGACCCGCCATGATCCGCAGGCCCCGGGCCGCTTCGGCGCCCGGATCACCTACGACCTCGATCTGACCCGCGACGTCGCAGTGCCGGTGCTGGGGTTCGAGAAGAGGGCTGCGGAGTGA
- a CDS encoding agmatinase family protein: protein MTSSPTRRRRLAGLSASRERLRRHHPDFTKMDTQGWKALDAESRLPETMWRKEQQWALDMGLPGADSITDKSIPTFARGELPHFAGINTFMKAPYVENVRDVGNYDAAVIGIPFDSGTTYRPGTRFGPQGVRRISALYTPYNYEMGIDLREQMTLCDAGDVFTIPANLEKSFDQITRGVSHIASSGALPIMIGGDHSIGFPCVRGIADVTSKRIGIIHFDRHIDCQEKDLDERMHTTPWFWATNLPNVKPTNLVQLGIGGWQVPRYGVSEARKRDTNVLTIDDVEKFGLEKTAEIALELAWKDADAVYISFDVDCIDCGFVPGTGWPEPGGFLPREALKILGLVCAPGICGLEVVEVSPPYDTSDITALFGTRVIVEALGSMVAHGTLGKHKSIIDKPVSF, encoded by the coding sequence ATGACCTCGTCACCCACCCGCCGCCGCCGCCTCGCCGGGCTGAGCGCCTCGCGCGAACGCCTGCGCCGCCACCATCCTGACTTCACCAAGATGGACACGCAGGGCTGGAAGGCGCTCGACGCCGAAAGCCGGCTGCCGGAGACCATGTGGCGCAAGGAGCAGCAGTGGGCGCTCGACATGGGCCTGCCCGGCGCGGACAGCATCACCGACAAGTCGATCCCGACCTTCGCCCGCGGCGAGCTTCCGCACTTCGCCGGCATCAACACCTTCATGAAGGCGCCCTACGTCGAGAACGTGCGCGACGTCGGCAACTACGACGCCGCGGTGATCGGCATCCCGTTCGACAGCGGCACCACCTACCGCCCGGGCACCCGCTTCGGGCCGCAGGGCGTGCGCCGCATCTCGGCGCTCTACACGCCCTACAACTACGAGATGGGCATCGACCTGCGCGAGCAGATGACGCTGTGCGACGCCGGCGACGTGTTCACGATCCCCGCGAACCTCGAGAAGAGCTTCGACCAGATCACCCGTGGCGTCAGCCACATCGCCTCGTCCGGCGCGCTGCCGATCATGATCGGCGGCGACCATTCGATCGGCTTCCCCTGCGTGCGCGGCATCGCGGACGTCACCTCCAAGCGCATCGGCATCATCCACTTCGACCGGCACATCGACTGCCAGGAGAAGGATCTCGACGAACGCATGCACACCACGCCCTGGTTCTGGGCGACCAACCTGCCGAACGTGAAGCCCACCAACCTGGTGCAGCTTGGCATCGGCGGCTGGCAGGTGCCGCGCTACGGCGTGAGCGAGGCGCGCAAGCGCGACACCAACGTGCTGACCATCGACGACGTCGAGAAGTTCGGCCTGGAGAAGACCGCGGAGATCGCGCTCGAGCTCGCCTGGAAGGACGCCGACGCGGTTTACATCTCCTTCGACGTGGACTGCATCGACTGCGGCTTCGTGCCGGGCACCGGCTGGCCGGAGCCGGGCGGGTTCCTGCCCCGCGAGGCGCTGAAGATCCTCGGCCTCGTCTGCGCGCCGGGCATCTGCGGGCTGGAGGTCGTCGAGGTCTCCCCGCCCTACGACACCTCCGACATCACGGCCCTGTTCGGCACCCGCGTGATCGTGGAGGCGCTGGGCTCAATGGTGGCCCACGGCACGCTCGGCAAGCACAAGTCGATCATCGACAAGCCGGTCAGCTTCTGA
- a CDS encoding HupE/UreJ family protein gives MRRSLLRAALAGASVLAPTLALAHPGHGEAFGFAAGVGHPVGGLDHVLAMVMVGVFAAQLGGRALWAVPATFVAVMALGGGLGMAGVALPFVETGIALSIVVLGAAVALGVKAPVAAAMALVGVFATFHGYAHGAEAPETASGAAYAAGFLLATAALHAAGVGFGLLTAKLSAANGGLVARAAGGIAALAGVVILLG, from the coding sequence ATGCGCCGTTCCCTCCTCCGCGCCGCGCTCGCCGGCGCATCCGTCCTCGCCCCCACCCTCGCGCTGGCCCATCCCGGCCATGGCGAGGCCTTCGGCTTCGCCGCCGGCGTCGGCCACCCCGTCGGCGGCCTCGACCACGTGCTCGCCATGGTGATGGTGGGCGTGTTCGCCGCCCAGCTCGGCGGCCGCGCTCTGTGGGCCGTGCCGGCGACCTTCGTCGCGGTGATGGCGCTCGGCGGCGGGCTCGGCATGGCGGGCGTCGCGCTGCCCTTCGTCGAGACCGGCATCGCGCTCTCGATCGTGGTGCTCGGCGCGGCGGTCGCTCTCGGCGTCAAGGCGCCCGTCGCCGCCGCCATGGCGCTCGTCGGCGTGTTCGCCACCTTCCACGGCTACGCCCACGGCGCCGAAGCGCCGGAGACCGCGAGCGGCGCGGCCTACGCCGCGGGCTTCCTGCTCGCGACCGCGGCGCTCCATGCGGCCGGCGTCGGCTTCGGCCTGCTCACGGCGAAGCTCTCGGCCGCGAACGGCGGCCTCGTCGCCCGCGCGGCCGGCGGCATCGCCGCGCTCGCGGGCGTCGTGATCCTGCTGGGCTGA